In the Hemitrygon akajei chromosome 20, sHemAka1.3, whole genome shotgun sequence genome, one interval contains:
- the vstm2a gene encoding V-set and transmembrane domain-containing protein 2A isoform X2, whose protein sequence is MMGSFPLSLGCLFVFCAQLGISSQAQFTEFPGSVTAREGDNVEMACAFRGSGSPSYYLEIQWWFIRVPLEPEYSPENSQIQLDTLPQSEMINDETKISTVKVMGSDISHKLQISKVRKDDEGLYECRVTDANNGELHEYKARGRLYVNTSYARALQALEPPPLSLHDGKGLRSPPAAAGLPSERPGRRSQSSRDTNEGQAGATSRPAATNLRQSATSTSAKSEWMVKIHGLDCTIDFKPFCT, encoded by the exons ATGATGGGCTCCTTTCCTCTTTCTCTTGGTTGCCTTTTTGTCTTCTGCGCTCAACTGGGGATTTCATCCCAAG CGCAATTCACTGAGTTCCCCGGAAGTGTAACAGCTAGAGAAGGCGACAATGTGGAAATGGCTTGTGCGTTCAGAGGCAGCGGCTCACCGTCCTATTATCTGGAGATCCAGTGGTGGTTCATTCGAGTTCCCTTGGAGCCGGAATACAGCCCAGAAAACAGCCAAATCCAG TTGGACACTTTGCCGCAAAGCGAAATGATCAACGACGAGACGAAAATAAGT ACAGTGAAAGTGATGGGCAGTGACATCTCCCATAAACTTCAGATCTCCAAAGTGCGGAAGGATGACGAAGGGCTCTACGAGTGCCGGGTGACCGACGCCAACAATGGAGAGCTACACGAGTACAAGGCTCGGGGCCGACTCTACGTGAACACGAGCTATGCCCGGGCCCTACAGGCTCTCGAACCTCCGCCGTTGTCCCTGCACGACGGCAAAGGTTTGCGTAGTCCCCCGGCTGCGGCAGGCCTTCCCAGCGAGCGTCCGGGCCGCCGTTCCCAGAGCAGCAGAGACACGAATGAAGGGCAGGCGGGCGCAACGTCAAGGCCGGCAGCCACAAACCTCAGGCAGAGCGCCACATCCACATCAG CAAAGAGCGAATGGATGGTAAAAATCCACGGACTGGACTGCACAATCGACTTTAAACCCTTCTGCACCTAA
- the vstm2a gene encoding V-set and transmembrane domain-containing protein 2A isoform X1 — protein sequence MMGSFPLSLGCLFVFCAQLGISSQAQFTEFPGSVTAREGDNVEMACAFRGSGSPSYYLEIQWWFIRVPLEPEYSPENSQIQLDTLPQSEMINDETKISTVKVMGSDISHKLQISKVRKDDEGLYECRVTDANNGELHEYKARGRLYVNTSYARALQALEPPPLSLHDGKGLRSPPAAAGLPSERPGRRSQSSRDTNEGQAGATSRPAATNLRQSATSTSGTTIVAASDGLGVLLLFCGFVKDALL from the exons ATGATGGGCTCCTTTCCTCTTTCTCTTGGTTGCCTTTTTGTCTTCTGCGCTCAACTGGGGATTTCATCCCAAG CGCAATTCACTGAGTTCCCCGGAAGTGTAACAGCTAGAGAAGGCGACAATGTGGAAATGGCTTGTGCGTTCAGAGGCAGCGGCTCACCGTCCTATTATCTGGAGATCCAGTGGTGGTTCATTCGAGTTCCCTTGGAGCCGGAATACAGCCCAGAAAACAGCCAAATCCAG TTGGACACTTTGCCGCAAAGCGAAATGATCAACGACGAGACGAAAATAAGT ACAGTGAAAGTGATGGGCAGTGACATCTCCCATAAACTTCAGATCTCCAAAGTGCGGAAGGATGACGAAGGGCTCTACGAGTGCCGGGTGACCGACGCCAACAATGGAGAGCTACACGAGTACAAGGCTCGGGGCCGACTCTACGTGAACACGAGCTATGCCCGGGCCCTACAGGCTCTCGAACCTCCGCCGTTGTCCCTGCACGACGGCAAAGGTTTGCGTAGTCCCCCGGCTGCGGCAGGCCTTCCCAGCGAGCGTCCGGGCCGCCGTTCCCAGAGCAGCAGAGACACGAATGAAGGGCAGGCGGGCGCAACGTCAAGGCCGGCAGCCACAAACCTCAGGCAGAGCGCCACATCCACATCAG GGACGACGATCGTAGCTGCAAGCGATGGACTAGGTGTCCTGCTTCTATTTTGTGGCTTTGTGAAGGATGCTTTGCTATAG